ACGGCGGTCGACGACGCGCTGGCAGCGACCGACCTCACCGCGTTGTCGGGACGACGGCTGTCCGCGTTGTCGGGCGGGCAGCGGCAGCGTGCGCTCCTGGCGCAGGCGCTCGCACGGGAGGCACACCTGCTCCTGCTCGACGAGCCGACCGCGTCACTGGACGTGCCCGGTCGCGAGGCCGTGTCCCGGGCTCTGCGCGCGATGGCGGAGGAGGGGATGACCGTGGTCCAGGCCACGCACGACCTGCCCGAGGCGCAACGGGCCGATCACTGCGTGCTGCTGCGGGAGGGGCGGGTCCTCGCCGCGGGCCCACCCGCGGACCTGCTCACCGGGGAGACGCTGCTCAGCCTGTGGAGCTGACCCGTCGTCGCTGTCTGTCACGCCGTCCGGGTCCCAAACCACCCGGTCGTCACTACTTCCGGTGAATTCGCACCCGAGGTCCTGCCTCCGCGGTTGAACCCTGTTCAGACTGGGCGGGGAGGTGGTGACCGGCGTGACGGACTCCGGGAGGCCGATGGTCGACGTCCGGGTGGCGGAGCTGGACGGTGTGGTGACGGTGGCGGTAGCCGGGGAGGTGGACCTGCTGACGGCTCCGTCGCTGGCCGAGGCGCTCGCGGACGCCGCCGGGCTGGCGCCGCGGGCGGTCGAGGTGGATCTGTCCGCGGTGGACTTCCTGTCGGTGGCGGGCGCGGCGGCACTGGCGCGTGCCGCGGAACAGCTGGCGCTGCGGGTGCGACCGGTGAGCCACGCGTCGCGGGTGACGCTCGTCGCCGCGGGGCTGGACCACCTGCTCGCCTGAACCCGGAGCGGCAGCGCGCCACCGCGGAGTGCCGGCTCGTGCGCGGGCCGGCACTCCGCGGCCCGGATCAGAACCAGTGCGCGCGGCCACCGACCTTGCGGCCGGTGCCGCCGAGGATCGCCAGTGCCGCACCGACGACCAGGAGCACGATCCCGATCGTCCAGATGATCGAGATGCCGGTCACCAGACCGACGATGAGCAGGATGACACCGAGAACGATCATGGCAACTCTTTCTGACGGCAGGACAGCGAGGAGCACCCGTCCTGTTCCGATGGGGACCGGCCAGCGGTACCCGCCGCCATGATCGACCAAACCCGGAAGCCCCCCGCACGCCGCGAAGTTGCTGCGTCGCGACCACAGCGTTGCGCCACGTAGCCGAAAGACGCGTCAGTACCCCTCCGCAGCCCCGTTGCGCCGCGGGTCCGCACAGGACCGCAGCATCCCGCCCGACAACGTCACGCCCTCGAAGTTTCCGGTCAGTGAATGCCACGGCCCCAGATCGCGCCACCACCGGCCACGCTCGGCACACCGACGGCGGAACTCCGTTGCGACATCAGGGGCATACCCGTGCTCCAGCGTCACTCCGGGCAACCACCCGGACGCGGGTTCGTGCGGCCGCGCCCCGAACCGCGGTGCCGCCACCGACTCCTCGATGGACAGACCGAAGTCGACCAGGTTCACCAGGTTCTGCAGCACGCACGCGACCAGCGACACCGACGGCGAACCGGACGCGATGACCGGCTCACCCTCGCGCAACACGATGTTCGGCGCGAGATACACGGTGGCGCGTTCCCCGGGCCAGGGCATGCCGCGCTGGAAGAACGAACCGCCGCCGGAGAGCTGGAAGCCCTCCGCGAACAGTCCGTTGACCCACGGCGAGGCCATGTGGGAGTGCGTCACCGACGCGATGTTGCGCTGCGCGTCCACGACCGTGATGTGGATCGTGCCGGGTGTCGGCACCGCCGTGGCGGGCGGAGCCGTGCCGAGCCGGGCCATCCGCCGCGCCGCGTAGTCCTTGGACAGCAGCGTTTCCACGTCCGTCGAGCCCGTGCGCGGCGGGGCGTGGTAGACCTCGTCGTGCACGAGGGTGAGCAGTTCCAGCGTCTCCACCGAGGAGTGC
This is a stretch of genomic DNA from Amycolatopsis endophytica. It encodes these proteins:
- the aztA gene encoding zinc ABC transporter ATP-binding protein AztA, whose product is MTHSTIRAGATLEGVSAGYARRTVLHDVSVSFPAGAVTAVVGANGSGKSTLLGVLAGILRQSGGTVTRPAGPPALVVQHDAVPPLLPITVRETVEMGRWPVRRPWQRLTRHDRTAVDDALAATDLTALSGRRLSALSGGQRQRALLAQALAREAHLLLLDEPTASLDVPGREAVSRALRAMAEEGMTVVQATHDLPEAQRADHCVLLREGRVLAAGPPADLLTGETLLSLWS
- a CDS encoding STAS domain-containing protein, yielding MTDSGRPMVDVRVAELDGVVTVAVAGEVDLLTAPSLAEALADAAGLAPRAVEVDLSAVDFLSVAGAAALARAAEQLALRVRPVSHASRVTLVAAGLDHLLA
- a CDS encoding DUF6131 family protein, which encodes MIVLGVILLIVGLVTGISIIWTIGIVLLVVGAALAILGGTGRKVGGRAHWF